A genomic region of Pararge aegeria chromosome 11, ilParAegt1.1, whole genome shotgun sequence contains the following coding sequences:
- the LOC120627682 gene encoding J domain-containing protein: MTGVDEILNYQKNPEDDFYGLLGCDENSSVEQITAEYKILALQCHPDKNDGDKEAEAKFQKLKEAKETLCDPSKRALYDKWRQSGISMGYKQWLGMKDHIQQSMHWSKPNTKDRMLEDESGRSSGPSSLGPTNPAARRASEGGAALWGRWGGGNQEPPSEVISKFRNYEI, from the exons ATGACCGGAGTGGACGAAATACTAAATTATCAGAAAAACCCTGAAGACGACTTCTATGGATTGCTGGGTTGCGATGAAAACTCCAGT GTTGAACAAATAACTGCAGAATATAAAATCCTGGCACTGCAGTGCCATCCCGATAAGAATGATGGAGACAAAGAAGCAGAAGCAAAGTTTCAAAAACTAAAG GAGGCAAAGGAAACTCTGTGTGATCCATCTAAGAGAGCTCTTTATGATAAGTGGAGGCAGAGCGGAATCTCCATGGGCTACAAACAGTGGCTCGGCATGAAGGATCACATCCAGCAATCTATGCACTGGTCCAAACCCAACACTAAAGATCGCATGTTGGAAGACGAGTCCGGGCGCTCTTCTGGGCCTTCCAGCCTCGGCCCAACAAATCCGGCTGCTCGCAGGGCTTCTGAGGGTGGTGCCGCTCTCTGGGGCCGCTGGGGTGGAGGCAACCAAGAGCCTCCATCTGAAGTTATCTCCAAATTCCGCAACTATGAGATCTAA